One segment of bacterium DNA contains the following:
- a CDS encoding flagellar biosynthesis protein FlhA, translated as LILNGRGGEVGIVRTFGTFVVGGNLVVGIVIFLILVIIQLLVIVRGTMRVSEVAARFTLDAMPGRQMAIDADLNAGYITEKEAADRRVQIRKEADFYGAMDGAARFVQGDVIAGVVIAAINIIGGLTIGVLMRGEPLADAFHDYTTYTVGCALSAQIPAFLISVATGLIVARAATEENLGLDAVNQLTAQPRVLWIATGSLIFFLLTPLPKIPLILVATTIGSIAYLMSKSVKVEEKKTVEEKKKKELEWLKKPESVASLLAMDPMELEIGYALIPLVDPEQGGDLLDRVTMLRRQSALELGIVVPPIRIRDNIQLKPNTYVIKIRGFEIGKGTIKIDRYLAMNPGTITEEIEGETTIEPAYGSQAIWIKEEQREEAEKMGYSIIDPPTIISTHLQKIIRQNAPDLVTRQDVQSLIDTLKQNHPTVVAELIPSQLSLGEVQKVLHNLLREGISIRDLLTIAEVLADWAPKTKDIGFLTEQVRMSLARQIIRQYSRDGILSAITLHPKLENEMADNLQQTSEGEQVILDPIRLQKIILALQEEIKKNIKEDPVILCSPRIRRHFKNLIMNSIPQVGVISYNEIANVEVKSVGMVSVS; from the coding sequence CTTATTCTCAACGGACGGGGTGGAGAGGTAGGGATTGTGCGGACATTTGGAACATTTGTCGTGGGTGGGAATTTAGTTGTTGGGATTGTGATATTTCTGATTTTAGTTATAATTCAACTTTTAGTGATTGTGCGAGGGACAATGCGGGTTTCAGAGGTAGCGGCAAGATTTACCTTAGATGCTATGCCAGGCAGACAGATGGCGATTGATGCGGATTTGAATGCGGGTTATATTACGGAAAAAGAGGCGGCAGATAGACGAGTGCAAATCCGTAAAGAAGCAGATTTCTACGGTGCAATGGACGGTGCGGCAAGATTTGTTCAAGGAGATGTTATTGCTGGTGTGGTTATTGCCGCTATCAATATCATCGGTGGTTTAACGATTGGTGTTTTAATGCGTGGTGAACCATTAGCCGATGCATTCCACGACTATACAACTTATACCGTTGGCTGTGCACTTTCGGCTCAAATACCAGCATTCCTCATATCCGTGGCTACGGGTTTAATCGTGGCAAGGGCGGCTACTGAAGAAAATTTAGGATTAGATGCGGTTAATCAATTAACCGCTCAACCCAGAGTGTTATGGATAGCCACCGGCTCTTTAATCTTCTTCTTACTTACACCTTTACCTAAAATTCCTTTGATTCTTGTTGCCACAACCATTGGCTCAATCGCTTATTTAATGAGTAAATCGGTGAAGGTAGAAGAAAAGAAAACAGTAGAAGAGAAAAAGAAAAAGGAGTTAGAATGGCTTAAGAAACCTGAAAGTGTCGCCTCTTTACTGGCTATGGACCCAATGGAACTTGAGATTGGCTATGCACTCATTCCTCTTGTTGACCCGGAACAAGGTGGGGATTTATTAGATAGAGTTACTATGCTTCGCCGACAATCAGCCCTTGAATTAGGAATAGTTGTTCCGCCAATTAGAATTAGAGATAATATTCAACTAAAACCAAATACTTATGTTATTAAGATAAGAGGATTTGAGATAGGTAAAGGCACTATAAAAATCGACCGGTATCTGGCAATGAATCCCGGAACAATAACTGAGGAGATAGAAGGCGAGACAACAATAGAACCCGCCTATGGTTCTCAGGCTATCTGGATTAAAGAAGAACAAAGAGAAGAGGCAGAGAAAATGGGCTATTCCATAATTGACCCTCCAACAATTATCTCAACTCATCTCCAGAAAATAATAAGACAAAACGCCCCGGATTTAGTTACCAGACAGGATGTTCAGAGTTTAATAGATACCCTCAAACAAAATCATCCAACAGTCGTTGCAGAATTAATCCCCAGCCAATTAAGTTTAGGTGAGGTTCAGAAGGTATTACATAATCTTTTACGAGAGGGGATTTCAATTCGTGATTTATTAACTATTGCTGAGGTATTAGCGGATTGGGCACCAAAAACCAAAGATATTGGCTTTCTAACTGAACAGGTAAGGATGAGTCTGGCAAGACAGATTATTCGACAATATTCGAGAGATGGCATTTTATCCGCCATCACCTTACATCCAAAATTAGAGAATGAAATGGCTGATAATCTTCAACAAACATCAGAAGGAGAACAAGTTATACTTGACCCAATCAGACTTCAGAAGATTATTCTGGCACTTCAGGAAGAGATAAAGAAAAATATTAAGGAAGACCCTGTTATTTTATGTTCTCCCAGAATAAGAAGGCATTTTAAAAATTTAATTATGAACTCAATCCCTCAAGTAGGTGTTATATCATATAATGAAATAGCAAATGTCGAAGTAAAATCAGTGGGGATGGTAAGTGTATCATGA